From a single Calothrix sp. NIES-2098 genomic region:
- a CDS encoding urease, beta subunit UreB: MIPGEIITPEGEIELNAGRKTIKLLVANTGDRPIQVGSHFHFFEVNSALNFDREQTRGMRLNIPAGTAVRFEPGDEKEVTLVPLVGSRQVYGFNAKINGQLPQA; the protein is encoded by the coding sequence ATGATTCCTGGGGAAATTATTACGCCAGAGGGAGAAATTGAGCTTAATGCTGGTCGTAAAACTATTAAATTACTAGTAGCAAATACAGGCGATCGCCCGATACAAGTTGGTTCGCATTTTCACTTCTTTGAAGTTAACTCTGCCTTAAATTTTGACCGAGAACAAACGCGAGGAATGCGCCTCAATATTCCCGCCGGAACCGCAGTCCGCTTTGAACCAGGCGATGAAAAAGAAGTAACTTTAGTTCCTTTAGTTGGTAGTCGCCAAGTTTACGGTTTCAACGCCAAAATTAACGGACAACTGCCTCAGGCATAA
- the ureA gene encoding urease gamma subunit, translating to MQLTPQEKDKLLIFTAALLAERRKNRGLKLNYPEAVAYISAAILEGARDGQTVAELMSYGTTLLTRDDVMEGVSEMVHEVQVEATFPDGTKLVTVHNPIR from the coding sequence ATGCAACTTACGCCGCAGGAAAAAGATAAGTTGTTAATTTTTACTGCTGCTTTATTGGCAGAAAGACGTAAGAATAGAGGTTTGAAATTAAATTATCCAGAAGCAGTTGCTTATATTTCTGCGGCAATTTTAGAAGGTGCAAGAGATGGGCAAACTGTTGCGGAATTAATGAGTTATGGCACAACTTTATTAACGCGAGATGATGTGATGGAAGGTGTATCAGAAATGGTGCATGAAGTCCAAGTAGAAGCAACTTTTCCTGATGGGACAAAGTTGGTAACTGTGCATAATCCCATTCGTTAA
- a CDS encoding urease accessory protein D, with protein MSLQLEKDSLNIWHGKLDLVYADRLNTTQLIYNHQQAPLKVQRPFYPEGEKVCHSVILHTAGGVVGGDRLSLNFHLQPRTQALITTAAASKIYRSNGQQARQTIDIKVDAGASLEWLPQETILFNGAIYRQDLRVELATEATWVGWEITRLGRSARGEKFLQGEWRSHTEIWQQGVPLWIDRQYLPGSEEVFHSPHGLAGQPIVGSLVWVGNPVDSEIVEKARNLWHSTGEVGVSRLQHGLLCRYRGASSSEVRNWFTSVWQMLRVTFLSRGSCIPRVWQV; from the coding sequence ATGAGCCTTCAGCTAGAAAAAGACTCTCTCAATATCTGGCATGGCAAACTTGATTTAGTCTACGCCGATCGCCTAAATACCACCCAGCTAATTTACAACCACCAGCAAGCACCACTGAAGGTACAGCGTCCGTTTTATCCAGAAGGTGAAAAGGTTTGCCATAGCGTCATTTTACATACGGCTGGGGGAGTTGTGGGAGGCGATCGCCTTTCGCTCAATTTCCACCTTCAACCCCGCACCCAAGCATTAATCACTACAGCTGCCGCTAGTAAAATCTATCGCAGCAACGGACAGCAAGCGAGACAAACCATCGACATCAAAGTAGATGCTGGCGCTTCTTTAGAGTGGTTGCCACAAGAAACAATATTGTTTAACGGTGCGATTTATCGGCAAGATTTACGGGTAGAATTAGCAACCGAAGCCACTTGGGTAGGCTGGGAAATTACGCGATTAGGACGCAGTGCTAGAGGAGAGAAGTTCTTGCAAGGAGAATGGCGATCGCATACCGAAATTTGGCAGCAAGGTGTACCCTTGTGGATCGATCGGCAATATTTACCTGGTAGCGAGGAAGTTTTCCACAGTCCCCACGGCTTGGCTGGACAACCAATTGTCGGTAGTCTAGTTTGGGTTGGTAATCCAGTTGACTCAGAAATAGTCGAAAAAGCACGTAATTTATGGCACAGTACAGGAGAAGTGGGAGTGTCGCGACTACAACATGGACTTTTATGTAGATATCGCGGTGCTTCTTCATCTGAGGTGCGAAACTGGTTTACGTCTGTTTGGCAGATGCTAAGGGTTACTTTTTTGAGTCGTGGTAGCTGTATACCCAGAGTTTGGCAGGTTTGA
- a CDS encoding urease, alpha subunit UreC — translation MSYRMDRRAYAETYGPTVGDRVRLADTELFIEVEQDFTTYGDEVKFGGGKVIRDGMGQSPISNADGAVDLVITNALILDWWGVVKADIGIKDGKIFKIGKAGNPYIQNNVDIIIGPGTEALAGEGMILTAGGIDSHIHFICPQQIEVAIASGVTTMIGGGTGPATGTNATTCTPGPWNMYRMLQAADAFPVNLGFLGKGNASQPQGLVEQVQAGAIGLKLHEDWGTTPATIDTCLSVADEYDVQVAIHTDTLNEAGFVEDTIAAFKNRAIHTYHTEGAGGGHAPDIIKVCGEANVLPSSTNPTRPYTLNTLDEHLDMLMVCHHLDPAIAEDVAFAESRIRRETIAAEDILHDLGAFSMISSDSQAMGRVGEVIIRTWQTSHKMKVQRGILNLQGDEQRADNFRAKRYVAKYTINPAITHGIAQYVGSVEEGKLADLCLWRPAFFGVKPEIVIKGGIIAWSQMGDANASIPTPQPVHMRPMFGSFAGARHATSLTFVSQAALEREIPSQLSLRKSAVAVSGTRQITKRDLKLNDALPHIEVDPETYEVRANGELLICEPATILPMAQRYFLF, via the coding sequence ATGAGTTATCGTATGGATCGCCGTGCGTATGCAGAAACCTATGGCCCCACAGTAGGCGATCGCGTCCGACTTGCTGATACAGAATTATTTATTGAAGTAGAACAAGACTTTACCACCTACGGCGATGAAGTGAAATTTGGTGGCGGTAAAGTTATCCGCGATGGGATGGGACAATCCCCCATTTCTAACGCCGATGGTGCTGTAGATTTAGTAATTACAAATGCTTTAATTCTTGATTGGTGGGGCGTAGTTAAAGCCGATATTGGGATTAAAGACGGGAAGATATTTAAAATTGGGAAAGCGGGAAATCCTTATATTCAAAATAATGTCGATATTATTATTGGCCCGGGAACTGAAGCCTTAGCTGGGGAAGGGATGATTCTCACGGCTGGCGGTATTGATAGCCATATTCATTTTATTTGTCCGCAGCAGATAGAAGTTGCGATCGCCTCTGGAGTTACTACGATGATTGGTGGAGGTACTGGCCCGGCTACAGGTACGAACGCCACTACCTGCACCCCAGGCCCTTGGAATATGTACCGGATGTTGCAAGCCGCTGATGCATTTCCTGTCAACTTAGGATTTTTGGGTAAAGGTAACGCCAGCCAACCCCAAGGACTTGTAGAACAAGTACAAGCTGGTGCAATCGGGTTAAAGCTGCATGAAGACTGGGGAACCACACCCGCAACTATTGACACTTGCCTCAGCGTCGCCGATGAGTATGATGTACAGGTGGCAATTCACACTGACACCCTCAACGAAGCCGGATTTGTCGAAGATACGATCGCAGCTTTTAAAAATCGTGCCATCCACACTTACCACACTGAAGGCGCAGGGGGAGGACATGCACCAGATATTATCAAAGTTTGTGGCGAGGCGAATGTTCTCCCATCTTCCACCAACCCCACACGCCCTTACACCCTCAACACTTTAGACGAACACCTGGATATGTTGATGGTATGTCACCATCTCGATCCTGCGATCGCGGAAGATGTCGCCTTTGCTGAATCTCGTATCCGTCGAGAAACCATCGCCGCCGAAGATATTTTGCATGACTTAGGCGCGTTTAGCATGATTTCCTCCGACTCCCAAGCGATGGGGCGGGTAGGAGAAGTAATAATTCGCACCTGGCAGACATCTCATAAAATGAAGGTGCAAAGAGGAATCCTTAACCTGCAAGGAGATGAGCAAAGGGCAGACAATTTTCGAGCGAAAAGATATGTCGCCAAGTACACCATCAACCCAGCCATTACCCACGGAATCGCCCAGTATGTCGGGTCAGTAGAAGAAGGGAAACTTGCAGATTTATGTTTGTGGCGACCCGCGTTTTTTGGCGTGAAGCCAGAGATAGTGATTAAAGGCGGGATAATCGCATGGTCGCAAATGGGCGACGCTAACGCCAGCATTCCCACACCGCAACCAGTACACATGCGGCCGATGTTTGGTAGCTTTGCAGGGGCGCGTCACGCCACATCATTAACTTTTGTTTCGCAAGCGGCGTTAGAAAGGGAGATTCCTAGTCAGTTGAGTTTAAGAAAATCAGCCGTAGCAGTTTCCGGGACACGCCAAATAACTAAGCGGGATTTAAAGCTAAATGATGCGCTACCCCATATAGAAGTAGATCCCGAAACCTATGAAGTCAGGGCCAATGGCGAATTGTTGATTTGTGAACCTGCGACAATTTTACCAATGGCGCAAAGATACTTTTTGTTTTAA